A window of Variovorax paradoxus genomic DNA:
CCTCTGCGGGGGAACTGGCGTATCCCGTGCACCCCCTCAGATGCCCGGGACTGGCGGCTCGTCTGTCAGACAGACATTGGCCGCGCTACATGTCGATACAGCGCGGGCATCGTAATCAGCCGATCCGGGAAAGACAAGAGCGAAAGCCCGCCGAGTGCCGCGCAGAGCGAGAAGGGCTGGAGATGCGGGCTACGCCCGCCGCCGATCCCCCGGCGTGCCTTCGTAGTGCCGCGCCTTGTCGACATACATCGCGCGGTCCGCGCGCTGCAGCGCCGATTCGAGCGATTCGCCCGCGTGGCAGGTCGCCAGCCCGATGGCCAGGCTCAGGGCGTGGCCGCTCTGCCCGGCGTGGAACTGGTTGTTCATTTCCAGCAGCGTGAGGATGCGCTCGCGCATGGCCTCGGCGCCGCGCTCGTCGGTCATGGGCAGCAGCACTGCGAACTCGTCGCCGCCGATGCGCGCGGGCCAGGCCGGCGGGTCGACGGCCTTGTCGAGCACTTCGCCCATGCGGCGCAGCAGCGAGTCGCCGGCGGCGTGGCCTTCCTGGTCGTTGAGCTGCTTCAGGCCGTTCAGGTCGATGGCCACGATCGACACCGGCCACGGGCCCTTGCGCGCGAGGCGGGTGAGCTCCTCGGTGAAGTAGGTGCGGTTGCACAGCTGCGTGAGCACGTCGTGCTTGCCCAGGTATTCGAGGTAGGCCTCGGCCTTCTTGCGCGCGGTGATGTCGACCAGCGACACCAGCACCAGGTCCCAGGTGTCGAGCCGGTCGTCCTGCACCGCGAACTGCATGTGGATGTTCAGCACCTCGCCCGACAGCGAGTAGTTGAGCACCTCGCGGTGCTGCACCGTCTTGCCGTTCCACAGGTCCTGCAGCTGCTCGGCGAAGGACTCGCGCATCTCGTCGCGGAAGATGCGCGAGAGGCTGCCCAGCAGGGTCTGCAGGTCGGGCGCGCCGAACATGCGCAGCGTCTCGCGGTTGACGTCGATGACGCGGATCTCCTGCATGCAGCGCGTCACGAACTCCGGGTGCACCTTGATGAAGGTGGCGAAGTCGGTGATGCCGCGCGCGCGGATGCTCTCGAGCAGCGTGCGCACGGCGCTGAAGTCTTCCACCCACAGCGACACCGGCGAGCGCTCGAACAGGCTGCGCGCATAGGTGGCGCTCTCGTCGCGCAGGCGCTGGGCGGCCACGCGCTCGGTCACGTCGTCGAGCGAGACCAGCACGCGCTCCCAGGTGCCTTCGTGGCCGGGCAGCACGCGGGCGCGCACGCGCACGTCGAGCCGCCGGCCGTCCAGGGCGTAGTTGACGGTCTCGCTCTCGAAGGTGAGCTGGCCGCGCCAGAGCTGGTCGAGCTCGTGCACCACGGTGGCCGACATGTCGCCTCGGAACACGCGGTCCAGCGAGTCGAGCAGGGTCTGCTGGCTGTCGGCGGCAAAGAGCTTCAGGGTGTGCTGGTTGACCCGCAGCACCTTCAGCAGCGCCATGCACTCGCTCACGCGGCGCGGGTCTTCGGACAGGTAGGCGACCAGGTCGGTGACGCCCTCGGCGCGCCAGCCGTCGAGCTTGCGCTTGAGGCCGCTGTAGTCTTCGATCCAGAGGGAGACGGGCGCCAGGTCGAACATGGCGTCGAGGTCGGATGACGGGGAAATGTCGGACGCGGCGGCGGTCAGGGCCATCGATGGGCTTTCGGAAAAGCAGCTGCAGCCGAGGCTGGCGGGCTGCCGTCAGATTGGGGACTTAATTATTACCCGGCAGGGCGAAGGGTTTAGCGGCTGTAGAGGCCCACCACGCTCTGTCCGCCCAGCGCATGGCCCTTGAGCGCGGCCAGCAGGGCGTCGCGTGCCAGGCCGGTCGGCAGGGCACCCGGCGCGAGGTCGGAAGCGATGACGGTCAGGACATAGTGGTGCGGCCGGTCGCCCACCGGCGGGCACATGCCGCGGTAGACCGGCGCGCCGGCCACGTTCGGGCCCATGGTGAAGTTGAAGTTCGTGCCCGCCTGGCCTTCGCCCGTCTTCAGCTCGCCGCGCTCGGCCGCGATGTTGTAGGCCACCCAGTGCGACACGCCCAGGCCGGCCGCGCCGTCCGGGTCGAACACCAGCACCGCGACCGACCGGGTCTTGGGCGGCAGGTTGCTCCAGGCCACCGGCGGCGAGATGTTCTTGCCGCCGCATTCGCCCGCGCCGGCGTGCTCGGCCGGGATGGTGCCGTTGTCGGCGAAGGCGCTGGAGCCGACGCGCATGCCGGTGTAGGCCTTGCCGCCGGTGCCCGAACCGCCCGACATGCCGGCGCAGCCCGCCAGCAGGCCCGCGAGGGCGAGCGCCGCCGCCGGCAATGCGAGGGAACGAGGGAGCTTGTTGTTGTCGCGCATGGTTTTCTCCTGTCTGAAGAATGTTGCTGTGTTCACCCGGCCTGGCCCGGCCAGATGCTGCCGTCGGCCTTTTCGTGCACCGTCAGCGGCGTGAGTCGCGCGCCGCGGCACGGGCCGCCGACGCACTTGCCGGTGTCGGGCTCGAAGATCGCGCCGTGCCGCGCGCACATCAGGAAGCGGCCCGAGCTTTCGATGATCTGCCCTTCGAAGTCGAGCGGTCCACCGGCATGGGGGCACTGGTTGATGTAGGCGTACACCGCGCCGTGCCAGCGCACCGCGAAGGCGGGGGCGCCGTTGGGTGCGGAGAACTTGACCGCGATGCGGTCCTCGGCAAGCGTGGTGGAAATCGGCGCGGGGGCCAGTGTTGTCGTTGTCGTGGGGTCGTCGGTCATCTGGCAGCGAGGGTAGCCAAGGTTCGAAGGGGGCGCAACGGCGTCGCGGCGCGGGAGGGGCGCTTACAAATCGCAGCCTGACAGGACGGCCGATGACTGTATATTCATACAGTAATTCCGAGGCCTCCCGTGGACATCCAACGCAAACTCGCCATCCTGGCCGACGCCGCCAAGTACGACGCCTCGTGCGCATCGAGCGGCTCGCAGCCGCGCGACTCGGTGGGCGGCCGGGGCATCGGCTCCACCGAGGGCGCGGGCATCTGCCACAGCTACGCGCCGGACGGCCGCTGCATCTCGCTGCTGAAGGTGCTGCTGACCAACCACTGCCAGTACGACTGCCTGTATTGCGTCAACCGCGCGTCGAGCAACGTGCCGCGTGCGCGCTTTCGCGTCGAAGAGGTGGTGCAGCTCACGCTCGACTTCTACCGGCGCAACTGCATCGAAGGCCTGTTCCTCTCGAGCGGCATCGTCAAGTCGCCCGACCACACCATGGAGCAGGTGGTCGAGGTGGCGCGCGTGCTGCGCGAGGAGCACGACTTTCGCGGCTACATCCACCTGAAGACCATTCCCGACGCCAGCGACGAGCTGCTGGCGCGCGCCGGCCGTTATGCCGACCGGCTCAGCATCAATGTCGAGCTGCCCACCACCGAGGGCCTGCGGGCGCTGGCGCCCGAGAAGAACGAAAGCGCCATCCGCCGTTCCATGGCGCGGCTGCGCCTGCGCATCGACGACACGCGCGAGGAAGCGCGCCGCGTGGTGCCCATCCGCGCGCTGCCCGGCGCGGCGCCCGTTGCGGCCAGACCGCCGCCCTTCGCGCCGGCCGGCCAGAGCACGCAGATGATCGTGGGCGCCGACGCCACCGACGACCGCCACATCCTCGCGTCGAGCGCCACGCTGTACGGCGCCTACAAGCTCAAGCGGGTGTACTACTCGGCCTTCAGCCCCATCCCCGATGCGGCCCGCGCGCTGCCGCTGGTGGCGCCGCCGCTGATGCGCGAGCACCGGCTCTACCAGGCCGACTGGCTCATGCGCTTCTACGGCTTCGAGCACCAGGAGATCGTGGCCGCGCCCGACGGCCTGC
This region includes:
- a CDS encoding sensor domain-containing diguanylate cyclase, translating into MALTAAASDISPSSDLDAMFDLAPVSLWIEDYSGLKRKLDGWRAEGVTDLVAYLSEDPRRVSECMALLKVLRVNQHTLKLFAADSQQTLLDSLDRVFRGDMSATVVHELDQLWRGQLTFESETVNYALDGRRLDVRVRARVLPGHEGTWERVLVSLDDVTERVAAQRLRDESATYARSLFERSPVSLWVEDFSAVRTLLESIRARGITDFATFIKVHPEFVTRCMQEIRVIDVNRETLRMFGAPDLQTLLGSLSRIFRDEMRESFAEQLQDLWNGKTVQHREVLNYSLSGEVLNIHMQFAVQDDRLDTWDLVLVSLVDITARKKAEAYLEYLGKHDVLTQLCNRTYFTEELTRLARKGPWPVSIVAIDLNGLKQLNDQEGHAAGDSLLRRMGEVLDKAVDPPAWPARIGGDEFAVLLPMTDERGAEAMRERILTLLEMNNQFHAGQSGHALSLAIGLATCHAGESLESALQRADRAMYVDKARHYEGTPGDRRRA
- a CDS encoding putative DNA modification/repair radical SAM protein; amino-acid sequence: MDIQRKLAILADAAKYDASCASSGSQPRDSVGGRGIGSTEGAGICHSYAPDGRCISLLKVLLTNHCQYDCLYCVNRASSNVPRARFRVEEVVQLTLDFYRRNCIEGLFLSSGIVKSPDHTMEQVVEVARVLREEHDFRGYIHLKTIPDASDELLARAGRYADRLSINVELPTTEGLRALAPEKNESAIRRSMARLRLRIDDTREEARRVVPIRALPGAAPVAARPPPFAPAGQSTQMIVGADATDDRHILASSATLYGAYKLKRVYYSAFSPIPDAARALPLVAPPLMREHRLYQADWLMRFYGFEHQEIVAAPDGLLRLDVDPKLAWALAHAERFPVDLNHAPREMLLRVPGLGVKAVERLLQARRVRRVRADDLRRLHVPSRKVLPFVVADGHRPAAGAMAAAVPVATPAQAALF
- a CDS encoding Rieske (2Fe-2S) protein: MTDDPTTTTTLAPAPISTTLAEDRIAVKFSAPNGAPAFAVRWHGAVYAYINQCPHAGGPLDFEGQIIESSGRFLMCARHGAIFEPDTGKCVGGPCRGARLTPLTVHEKADGSIWPGQAG
- a CDS encoding YbhB/YbcL family Raf kinase inhibitor-like protein codes for the protein MRDNNKLPRSLALPAAALALAGLLAGCAGMSGGSGTGGKAYTGMRVGSSAFADNGTIPAEHAGAGECGGKNISPPVAWSNLPPKTRSVAVLVFDPDGAAGLGVSHWVAYNIAAERGELKTGEGQAGTNFNFTMGPNVAGAPVYRGMCPPVGDRPHHYVLTVIASDLAPGALPTGLARDALLAALKGHALGGQSVVGLYSR